Proteins encoded together in one Thermococcus gammatolerans EJ3 window:
- the snatA gene encoding neutral amino acid NAAT transporter SnatA has protein sequence MIELLKTFVILYGGLFAITNPVGAVPVFLSVTHDLSWRERREIATKSAVTVVVTLIIFALIGQWIFRFFGSTTDAFAIAGGILLFRMAMEMLSGKLSSVKISRDDTEELDDETVTLEEVAVIPLAIPLISGPGAITTVMLYMANTNTMTERAVLILVILAIGMTVWATLCSANRIKRALGRVGIKVMTRMMGLILTSMAVQMIINGIKGAFGL, from the coding sequence ATGATTGAGCTCCTCAAGACGTTCGTGATCCTGTACGGTGGTCTCTTTGCGATAACGAACCCCGTTGGAGCGGTTCCAGTGTTCCTCAGCGTCACCCATGATCTCTCGTGGAGGGAAAGAAGGGAAATAGCCACTAAGTCTGCCGTAACCGTCGTGGTAACCCTTATAATCTTCGCCCTCATAGGCCAGTGGATATTCCGGTTCTTTGGGTCGACGACCGACGCCTTCGCTATAGCAGGGGGCATACTCCTCTTCAGGATGGCAATGGAGATGCTCTCGGGAAAGCTGTCGTCGGTTAAGATAAGCAGGGACGACACCGAAGAGCTGGACGATGAAACGGTAACCCTTGAAGAGGTGGCGGTGATTCCCCTCGCAATTCCCCTGATCTCCGGCCCGGGTGCCATAACTACGGTTATGCTCTACATGGCGAACACGAATACAATGACCGAGCGAGCGGTGCTGATCCTCGTTATACTCGCCATCGGCATGACGGTGTGGGCCACCCTATGTTCGGCCAACAGGATAAAGCGCGCCCTCGGCCGTGTGGGCATCAAAGTTATGACGAGGATGATGGGCCTCATACTCACGTCGATGGCAGTTCAGATGATAATCAACGGGATCAAGGGGGCTTTTGGACTGTGA
- a CDS encoding family 4A encapsulin nanocompartment shell protein — protein MRGDLIRVLSDIEEKANELKLDGYEPDVVLVGLEAYEFIKEQVKEEFGGDEEILELSGLKIRLLEELGGDAVVIDTKALGYAPAAKRLRIVQ, from the coding sequence ATGCGCGGTGATCTGATACGCGTTCTGAGCGATATAGAGGAGAAGGCCAACGAGCTGAAGCTCGACGGCTACGAGCCGGACGTCGTTCTGGTCGGCTTGGAGGCCTACGAGTTCATAAAGGAGCAGGTGAAGGAGGAGTTCGGGGGAGATGAAGAGATACTGGAGCTTTCAGGACTTAAGATAAGGCTCCTCGAAGAGCTCGGCGGCGATGCGGTGGTTATAGACACGAAGGCCCTCGGCTACGCCCCCGCTGCAAAGAGGCTCAGGATCGTCCAATAA
- a CDS encoding triphosphoribosyl-dephospho-CoA synthase, whose product MERWSIVKAFLLGSLLEATIPKPGNVSRHRDFEDLSIYHFLFGNTALVPIYHEAVKVGELVRKGILSPSEAGLGDLIRRGTEAVRRVQDANPNFGVIALSIPLMAGLAMGRNVLEGREKATLLLRESTVRDTMELYRAIRTLNPKGIGKAERYDVYSDESFRELFEDRVNLWKLGEISCERELIFCEWISGYSLTYSTADRLVELLSREPLEEAVKKAFVELLAERRDTLIERKAGRKEAELVRKRARELLEGRISTEEFESFMAEKGDLRNPGSLADVMAVSLSLLALSGLRIEMRNGRVFGVIGRS is encoded by the coding sequence ATGGAGAGATGGAGTATCGTGAAGGCTTTCCTGCTCGGGTCCCTCCTGGAGGCTACCATACCAAAACCCGGAAACGTTAGCAGGCATAGGGATTTTGAGGATCTGAGCATCTACCATTTTCTCTTCGGGAACACCGCCCTCGTTCCCATTTACCATGAGGCCGTGAAGGTTGGTGAGCTGGTGCGAAAAGGGATCCTCTCCCCCTCAGAGGCCGGCCTTGGGGATCTGATAAGAAGGGGAACTGAAGCGGTAAGGCGAGTGCAGGACGCCAACCCAAACTTTGGCGTTATTGCCCTCTCGATCCCACTGATGGCTGGCCTCGCAATGGGAAGGAACGTTCTTGAAGGCAGGGAAAAAGCTACTCTTCTCCTCCGTGAGTCCACTGTTAGGGACACGATGGAACTTTACCGGGCAATCAGGACGCTTAACCCAAAGGGAATAGGGAAGGCAGAGAGGTACGACGTGTACAGCGACGAGTCATTCCGGGAGCTCTTCGAGGACAGGGTGAACCTCTGGAAGCTCGGGGAGATAAGCTGTGAGAGAGAGCTGATCTTTTGCGAGTGGATCAGCGGCTATTCCCTGACATACTCAACCGCCGACAGGCTCGTGGAGCTACTCTCGCGGGAGCCACTTGAGGAGGCCGTTAAAAAGGCCTTCGTTGAGCTTCTCGCCGAGAGGAGGGACACCCTCATAGAGAGGAAGGCCGGAAGGAAGGAGGCAGAGCTCGTGCGGAAAAGGGCCAGGGAACTCCTGGAGGGGCGGATAAGCACCGAGGAGTTCGAATCCTTCATGGCCGAGAAGGGCGACCTGCGGAACCCCGGCAGTCTGGCCGATGTAATGGCCGTCTCCCTAAGCCTTCTGGCCCTCTCGGGGCTGAGAATAGAGATGAGAAACGGGAGAGTTTTTGGGGTTATTGGACGATCCTGA
- a CDS encoding PspC domain-containing protein yields MTEVSKRLKRSKTNRMLLGVLGGLAEYLNVDPTILRLIFVVLLVFNPVTMALLYFLAALVIPEEEGTEKPLSESIGDLGEEVNRVVSSDEGLIKAVIAVVVVIAAVYLITFFLPLMLVFPSRTVVTVSFPLGLLLAALVLLLLIKR; encoded by the coding sequence ATGACCGAGGTCAGCAAGAGGTTGAAGAGGTCAAAAACGAACAGGATGCTCCTTGGTGTCCTGGGGGGACTGGCGGAGTACCTGAACGTTGATCCGACGATCCTTAGGTTGATCTTTGTGGTTCTGCTCGTCTTCAATCCGGTCACGATGGCACTCCTATACTTCCTGGCAGCCCTTGTGATACCCGAGGAGGAAGGGACGGAGAAGCCCCTGAGCGAGAGCATCGGGGATCTGGGGGAGGAGGTAAACCGTGTTGTGTCGAGTGATGAGGGTTTAATAAAGGCCGTGATAGCGGTCGTCGTTGTAATCGCCGCAGTGTACCTCATCACTTTCTTCCTGCCCCTCATGCTAGTCTTTCCATCGAGGACGGTCGTGACGGTATCTTTCCCCCTCGGGCTCCTCCTGGCGGCGCTTGTCCTGCTGTTGCTCATCAAGCGGTGA
- a CDS encoding YiiX/YebB-like N1pC/P60 family cysteine hydrolase, translating into MKRLMAILTVVVAMSMVLQPVGAFGSKSGAPYSHPYPTGLKPGDIVIGHNPISDLFIPGYWTHTGMIVGYDSSAGEYIVIEAWDDPSEVRLVYLSDFLQRYDTVAVLRVATSDYVRMNAVYFALQQLGKPYDWAWYTKHVYGDKYYCSELVWASYKAVGGPDIDAHPGFSWKYLYGVAPQEVYDDGDTYVIYYDSA; encoded by the coding sequence ATGAAGAGGTTGATGGCAATACTGACGGTTGTTGTTGCCATGTCCATGGTTCTCCAGCCGGTGGGAGCCTTTGGAAGCAAGAGCGGAGCCCCCTACAGCCACCCGTATCCCACAGGCCTCAAACCCGGTGATATCGTTATCGGACACAACCCCATAAGCGATCTCTTCATCCCAGGCTACTGGACCCACACCGGTATGATCGTTGGCTATGATTCATCCGCCGGAGAGTACATTGTCATCGAGGCCTGGGACGACCCCAGCGAAGTCAGGCTGGTCTACCTCTCGGACTTCCTCCAGAGGTACGACACAGTGGCAGTTCTCCGCGTGGCAACCTCAGACTACGTGAGGATGAACGCTGTGTACTTCGCTCTCCAGCAGCTTGGAAAGCCCTATGACTGGGCCTGGTACACCAAGCATGTCTACGGGGACAAATACTACTGCTCCGAGCTGGTTTGGGCTTCCTATAAGGCCGTTGGAGGGCCTGACATAGATGCTCACCCCGGCTTCAGCTGGAAGTACCTCTACGGCGTCGCCCCGCAGGAAGTCTACGACGACGGCGATACCTACGTCATATACTACGATTCCGCCTGA
- the pfpI gene encoding deglycase PfpI, whose amino-acid sequence MKVLFLSANDFEDVELIYPLHRIREEGHEVYIASFERGRITGKHGYSVEVHLRFDEVDPDEFDALVLPGGRAPERIRLNEKAVAIAKKMFEDGKPVATICHGPQILISAGVLKGRKGTSYAGIKDDMINAGVKWVDEPVVVDGNWVSSRHPEDLYAWMREFVRLLR is encoded by the coding sequence ATGAAGGTGCTGTTCTTGAGTGCCAACGATTTCGAGGACGTTGAGCTGATATACCCCCTCCACAGGATAAGGGAGGAGGGCCATGAGGTCTACATAGCGAGCTTCGAACGCGGCAGGATAACTGGCAAGCACGGCTACTCCGTTGAAGTTCACCTGAGGTTTGATGAGGTGGATCCCGACGAGTTCGACGCCCTCGTCCTTCCTGGAGGGAGGGCACCTGAGAGGATCAGGCTCAATGAGAAGGCCGTTGCCATAGCAAAAAAGATGTTTGAGGATGGAAAGCCCGTTGCAACGATCTGTCACGGGCCGCAGATCCTCATCTCGGCAGGGGTTCTCAAAGGCAGAAAGGGGACAAGCTACGCCGGGATAAAGGACGATATGATAAACGCCGGCGTTAAGTGGGTTGATGAACCGGTAGTTGTCGATGGGAACTGGGTGAGCTCAAGGCATCCGGAAGATCTCTACGCATGGATGCGGGAGTTCGTGAGGCTTCTTCGCTAA
- a CDS encoding tyrosine--tRNA ligase, protein MDVEKKIELIKKKPTEELLTEENLRHLFEVGIPMQHYIGFEISGYIHLGTGLMAGAKIADLQKAGIKTRIFLADWHSWINDKLGGDLETIQKVALTYFKEGMKQSIKVMGGDPDKVEFVLASEILEKGDYWQTVIDISKNVTLARMMRSITIMGRQMGESIDFAKLIYPAMQVADIFYQGVTIAHAGMDQRKAHVIAIEVAQKLKYHPLEWKGEKLKPVALHHHLLLGLQEPPVWPIESEEQFKELKTQMKMSKSKPYSAVFIHDSPEEIRQKLRKAFCPAREVRYNPVLDWAEYIIFREEPTEFTIHRPAKFGGDVTYTTSEELKRDFAEGKLHPLDLKNAVAEYLIELLKPVREYFEKHPEPLELMREVKITR, encoded by the coding sequence ATGGACGTGGAAAAGAAGATAGAGCTGATAAAGAAAAAACCCACGGAGGAGCTCCTCACCGAGGAGAACCTGAGGCACCTCTTCGAGGTTGGAATTCCGATGCAGCACTACATCGGTTTCGAAATCAGCGGTTACATTCACCTCGGAACCGGACTCATGGCCGGAGCCAAGATAGCCGACCTCCAGAAGGCCGGGATAAAGACGAGGATTTTCTTAGCCGACTGGCACAGCTGGATAAACGACAAGCTCGGCGGTGACTTGGAAACCATTCAGAAGGTCGCGCTCACCTACTTTAAGGAGGGCATGAAGCAGAGCATAAAGGTTATGGGCGGAGACCCGGACAAGGTCGAGTTCGTTTTGGCCAGCGAGATACTGGAGAAGGGCGACTACTGGCAGACGGTGATAGACATATCCAAGAACGTGACTTTAGCGAGGATGATGCGTTCGATAACGATAATGGGGCGCCAGATGGGCGAATCCATAGACTTCGCCAAGCTGATTTACCCGGCGATGCAGGTCGCCGACATCTTCTACCAGGGCGTCACCATAGCCCACGCTGGAATGGACCAGAGGAAGGCCCACGTCATAGCGATTGAAGTTGCCCAGAAGCTGAAGTACCACCCGCTCGAGTGGAAGGGCGAGAAGCTCAAGCCGGTCGCTTTACACCACCACCTCCTCCTCGGCCTGCAGGAACCGCCCGTCTGGCCGATAGAGAGCGAGGAGCAGTTCAAAGAACTGAAGACCCAGATGAAGATGAGCAAGAGCAAGCCGTATTCGGCAGTTTTCATCCACGACAGCCCAGAGGAGATAAGGCAGAAGCTCAGGAAGGCCTTCTGCCCCGCGAGGGAAGTCAGGTACAACCCCGTCCTCGACTGGGCTGAGTACATAATCTTCCGCGAGGAGCCGACTGAGTTCACAATCCACCGCCCGGCCAAGTTCGGCGGCGACGTCACCTACACTACCTCCGAGGAGCTCAAGAGGGACTTCGCGGAAGGAAAGCTCCACCCGCTCGACCTCAAGAACGCGGTGGCAGAATACCTCATCGAGCTTCTCAAGCCCGTAAGGGAGTACTTCGAGAAGCATCCCGAGCCGCTCGAGCTCATGAGGGAGGTCAAGATTACCCGCTAA
- a CDS encoding Lrp/AsnC family transcriptional regulator, with protein sequence MVRFDEKDREILETLRKEGRITLTELGRRLGLSPASVKNRIDKLKELGAIRGFSAVIDPSFLERYVKVFMLLKLKAEDPDVDRVLSKFAALDNVQAVYRTTGRTQVLIIAEFEDMDEMKRFAGRLKGSLGSLLEYIEWGTIYDSLKECWVTTGKRGSFHGRKGGYI encoded by the coding sequence ATGGTTCGCTTCGACGAAAAGGACAGGGAGATCCTCGAAACGCTCCGAAAGGAAGGCAGGATAACGCTCACGGAGCTGGGGAGAAGGCTTGGTCTCTCCCCGGCCAGCGTCAAGAACCGCATTGACAAGCTGAAGGAACTCGGGGCGATCAGGGGGTTTTCGGCGGTCATCGACCCCTCTTTCCTCGAGCGATACGTGAAGGTGTTTATGCTCCTCAAGCTCAAGGCGGAGGATCCCGATGTGGACAGGGTACTCTCCAAGTTCGCCGCTCTTGACAACGTTCAAGCTGTCTATAGAACCACCGGAAGAACGCAGGTCCTGATAATAGCGGAGTTCGAGGACATGGACGAGATGAAAAGGTTCGCTGGAAGGTTAAAAGGTTCCCTTGGCTCGCTCCTCGAGTACATCGAGTGGGGCACGATATACGATTCACTCAAGGAGTGCTGGGTGACCACCGGCAAGAGGGGAAGTTTCCATGGACGTAAGGGCGGTTATATTTGA
- a CDS encoding HAD hydrolase-like protein — MDVRAVIFDLDGTLVGAPTPFSEIKERLRERLLEMGIEENLLGDLTPMYETLLKVSEKTGIDFERLHSIQVELETERMRESFLFEGALDVLEYLRGKGVKIGLVTRSSRKAAEFALEKNGIAEYFDSIVAREDVQPEELKPNPGQILKALSELNVPPEKAIAVGDHGYDVLASRKAGTLSVLVTGHDSGRMSFSVEAEPDFEVSDLRGLKGLLERLFSTYVVVPAYNEERALPAVLNDLLRYFRREEIVVVNDGSRDRTREIAESYGVHVLNHLVNRGLGGALGTGIAFAVRRGAELIITFDADGQHLLSDALRVMRPVAEGKADFAVGSRLKGDTSEMPFVKKFGNFVLDAITAIFARKYVSDSQSGLRCLNRECASKIRITCDRYAVSSEIIIEAAKHGCRIVEVPIKAVYTEYSMKKGTNVLEGVKIALNLLFDKLR, encoded by the coding sequence ATGGACGTAAGGGCGGTTATATTTGACCTCGACGGCACACTTGTAGGGGCCCCCACACCCTTCTCCGAGATAAAAGAGCGCCTCAGAGAGCGTCTGCTGGAGATGGGAATAGAGGAGAACCTCCTGGGCGATCTAACCCCCATGTACGAAACCCTCCTGAAAGTCTCGGAGAAAACTGGGATTGACTTCGAAAGGCTTCACTCAATTCAGGTCGAACTAGAAACGGAACGCATGAGGGAGAGTTTCCTCTTTGAGGGTGCTTTGGACGTTCTTGAATACCTCCGGGGGAAAGGAGTTAAAATAGGTCTCGTAACGAGGAGTTCGCGGAAGGCGGCTGAATTCGCTTTGGAAAAGAACGGCATAGCGGAGTACTTTGATTCAATCGTTGCGAGGGAGGACGTTCAGCCAGAGGAGTTGAAGCCAAACCCCGGGCAGATTCTAAAAGCCCTCTCCGAGCTCAACGTCCCCCCCGAGAAAGCTATAGCCGTCGGTGATCACGGCTACGATGTCCTGGCGTCGAGGAAGGCAGGAACGCTGAGCGTGCTCGTAACAGGTCATGATTCAGGGAGGATGAGCTTCTCCGTGGAAGCCGAGCCCGACTTTGAGGTTTCCGATCTGAGGGGGCTTAAGGGCCTGCTCGAGAGGCTCTTCTCAACTTACGTCGTCGTTCCTGCGTACAACGAAGAAAGGGCCCTTCCAGCGGTTCTCAACGACCTGCTCCGTTACTTTCGAAGGGAGGAGATAGTAGTGGTGAACGATGGATCCAGGGACAGGACGAGGGAGATAGCGGAATCCTACGGGGTTCACGTGCTGAACCATCTCGTCAACAGGGGACTCGGCGGGGCTCTCGGCACGGGAATAGCGTTCGCGGTCAGAAGGGGGGCAGAGCTCATTATCACCTTCGATGCCGACGGCCAGCATCTGCTGAGCGATGCCCTCAGGGTTATGAGACCAGTGGCCGAGGGAAAGGCCGACTTCGCCGTTGGCTCAAGGCTCAAGGGCGACACCAGCGAGATGCCCTTCGTCAAGAAGTTCGGGAACTTCGTTCTGGATGCAATAACGGCCATCTTCGCGAGAAAGTACGTGAGCGACAGTCAGAGCGGGTTGAGGTGCCTCAACAGGGAGTGTGCATCGAAGATCCGCATAACCTGTGATCGGTACGCGGTTTCGAGCGAGATAATAATAGAGGCCGCAAAGCATGGTTGCAGAATCGTTGAGGTTCCAATCAAAGCGGTCTACACCGAGTACTCCATGAAAAAGGGAACCAACGTTCTTGAAGGCGTAAAAATCGCACTAAACCTGCTGTTTGACAAACTGAGGTGA
- a CDS encoding DUF2304 domain-containing protein, whose protein sequence is MYAVQIIALAAIVYLLVRIINDYRRGRIDWYGFVSWLMIFGIFAVIAVFPVRISLEIKGLLGLGRGLDALFVVSIGLIFLLMFQLYVEIDRTKREITELTRKVAIELEEINERLKKLEER, encoded by the coding sequence ATGTATGCGGTTCAGATAATAGCCCTCGCGGCGATAGTTTACCTCCTCGTGAGGATAATCAACGACTACAGGCGGGGAAGGATAGACTGGTACGGCTTCGTTTCGTGGCTCATGATATTCGGCATTTTCGCAGTTATCGCGGTCTTCCCGGTCAGAATTTCCCTGGAGATAAAGGGTCTGCTGGGACTCGGCAGGGGTCTTGATGCGCTCTTCGTGGTCTCGATAGGTTTGATATTTCTGCTTATGTTCCAGCTCTACGTCGAGATCGACAGGACTAAGAGGGAGATAACTGAACTCACGAGGAAAGTTGCGATAGAACTGGAGGAAATAAACGAACGGCTTAAAAAGCTTGAAGAGCGCTAA
- a CDS encoding deoxycytidylate deaminase, translating into MGVEISLDRARAERIKKIRPTKDEYFMLIAKLVSLRATCPRLRVGAVAVKDGYILATGYNGAPRGMDHCIDVGCLIVDGHCHRAVHAEQNVIAMAARKGISLEGATLYVTHFPCDTCFKLVINAGIKEIVYEEMYPNEATEILLKEAQEKGIVKIRQFKLPKDRVRLFLEELFGDDF; encoded by the coding sequence TTGGGCGTCGAGATTTCCCTTGACAGGGCGAGGGCCGAGCGAATAAAGAAGATTCGCCCAACGAAGGATGAGTACTTCATGCTCATAGCGAAGCTCGTCTCGTTGAGGGCCACCTGTCCGAGGCTAAGGGTTGGGGCAGTCGCCGTTAAGGACGGCTACATTTTGGCCACTGGCTACAACGGTGCACCAAGGGGGATGGACCACTGCATCGACGTGGGTTGCCTTATCGTTGACGGCCACTGCCACAGGGCGGTTCATGCCGAGCAGAACGTCATAGCAATGGCAGCGAGGAAGGGGATAAGCCTTGAGGGAGCCACCCTTTACGTTACGCACTTTCCCTGCGACACCTGCTTCAAGCTGGTCATAAACGCGGGGATCAAGGAGATCGTCTACGAGGAGATGTATCCCAACGAGGCGACGGAGATACTGCTGAAGGAGGCACAGGAGAAGGGAATAGTAAAGATAAGGCAGTTCAAACTGCCCAAGGACAGGGTAAGGCTCTTTCTGGAGGAACTGTTTGGGGACGACTTTTAG
- a CDS encoding M48 family metallopeptidase produces MMLFIPLALMLLLTYVASGYFGLILAGLLFTGLLILGRLSLSGKCQNCHPIARAASAELIKKLYSILERANLRDVEIYALEEYIPNAYSYGRRVVLSLGLFEILDDEEIAAVVAHELGHIKNRDTIFFPLVAYVRIFAFLMPFLILVLTQSFWIAIGSFALYLWFELERSKFLRSREFKADDVALRLLDRPLSLKEALEELKYYEDLRARVKNQALPGIEPTIDRPSQEKRNYWRPSFLIFPTHPSYEERIFRIVAYSIISS; encoded by the coding sequence ATGATGTTGTTCATCCCCCTCGCGTTGATGCTTTTACTTACCTACGTCGCCTCGGGTTACTTCGGGCTGATCCTGGCGGGTCTTCTCTTCACCGGCCTCCTGATCCTCGGGAGGCTCTCCCTCAGTGGAAAGTGTCAGAACTGTCACCCTATAGCCCGGGCAGCTTCTGCGGAGCTCATCAAAAAACTCTACTCCATCCTGGAGCGGGCTAACCTCCGGGACGTTGAGATATACGCCCTCGAGGAGTACATCCCCAACGCCTATTCCTACGGCAGAAGGGTCGTCCTCTCGCTCGGTCTCTTTGAGATACTGGACGACGAAGAGATAGCCGCGGTGGTAGCCCATGAGCTCGGACACATTAAAAACAGGGACACTATCTTCTTTCCACTCGTTGCTTACGTCAGGATATTTGCGTTCCTGATGCCCTTCCTCATCCTGGTCTTGACCCAGAGCTTCTGGATAGCGATAGGGAGCTTTGCCCTGTACCTGTGGTTCGAGCTGGAGAGGTCAAAATTCCTGAGGAGCAGGGAGTTTAAGGCGGACGATGTTGCCCTCAGGCTTCTTGACAGACCCCTCTCCCTGAAGGAGGCACTGGAGGAGCTGAAGTACTACGAAGACCTGAGGGCCAGGGTTAAGAACCAAGCCCTGCCCGGGATAGAGCCCACCATAGACAGGCCGTCCCAGGAGAAGCGGAACTACTGGAGGCCGAGCTTCCTGATATTCCCCACCCACCCCTCCTACGAGGAGAGGATATTCAGAATAGTGGCATACTCCATCATCTCCTCGTGA
- a CDS encoding BlaI/MecI/CopY family transcriptional regulator, which produces MEPHEFKLTEEGIKAVLPPLEAEIMEYMWKVKVATAGEVYEHMKKSHPEMRRSTVSILMNRLCEKGLLSRSVDYGRGGMRYVYSITTTREEFEERVVQRILDALMSNFREATYAYLSRIRKE; this is translated from the coding sequence ATGGAACCTCATGAGTTCAAGCTCACGGAGGAGGGTATCAAGGCCGTTCTTCCTCCCCTCGAGGCGGAGATAATGGAGTACATGTGGAAGGTCAAAGTGGCAACCGCGGGTGAAGTCTACGAGCACATGAAGAAGAGCCATCCGGAGATGAGGCGCTCCACCGTCAGCATACTGATGAACCGCCTCTGCGAGAAGGGCCTTCTCTCAAGGAGCGTGGACTATGGAAGGGGGGGTATGAGGTACGTTTACTCAATAACGACAACCAGGGAGGAGTTCGAGGAGAGGGTTGTCCAGCGCATCCTCGACGCACTCATGAGCAACTTCAGAGAGGCCACCTACGCTTACCTCTCCCGGATCAGGAAGGAGTGA
- a CDS encoding pyridoxal phosphate-dependent aminotransferase, producing MIRPSERAMGVEYAIRDVVLPARELEKKGIKVIRLNIGDPGKYDFQPPEHMKEAYCRAIKEGHNYYGPSEGLPEMREAVVKREKRKNGVDITPDDVRVTTAVTEALQLIFGALLSPSDNILVPSPSYPPYVGLVKFYGAEPREYLTVEENGWQPDIDDMRKLIDERTKAIAVINPNNPTGALYEKKTVKEILDLAGEYDLPVISDEIYDLMTYEGKHVSPGSLTKDVPVIVMNGLSKVYFATGWRLGYFYYVDPEGKLMELREAIDKLMRIRICPSTPAQFAAIAGLTGPMDYLEEYMKKLRERRDYIYKRLTEIPGVSTVKPQGAFYIFPRIEERSKWKNDKEFVLDVLHEAHVLFVHGSGFGKAGNWHFRIVFLPPVDVLEEAMDRFEEFMRKRLG from the coding sequence ATGATTCGTCCGTCCGAGAGGGCGATGGGCGTTGAGTACGCCATCAGGGACGTTGTTCTCCCCGCGAGGGAGCTTGAGAAGAAAGGAATAAAGGTCATCCGGCTCAATATCGGTGACCCCGGAAAGTACGATTTTCAACCGCCAGAGCACATGAAAGAAGCCTACTGTCGGGCCATAAAGGAGGGCCACAACTACTATGGGCCCAGCGAAGGTTTGCCCGAGATGAGGGAGGCTGTCGTTAAGAGGGAAAAGCGGAAGAACGGCGTTGACATCACCCCCGATGACGTTCGCGTCACGACGGCCGTAACCGAGGCACTTCAGCTAATCTTCGGAGCCCTTCTCAGCCCTAGTGACAACATACTCGTCCCAAGCCCCAGCTACCCGCCATACGTCGGCCTCGTAAAGTTCTACGGTGCTGAGCCTAGAGAGTACTTAACCGTCGAGGAGAACGGCTGGCAGCCGGACATAGACGATATGAGGAAGCTAATAGACGAGAGGACGAAGGCAATCGCGGTCATCAATCCCAACAACCCGACGGGAGCACTCTACGAGAAGAAGACTGTCAAGGAAATCCTTGATCTGGCGGGTGAGTACGACTTGCCCGTCATAAGCGATGAGATATACGACCTCATGACCTACGAGGGCAAGCACGTTTCGCCGGGCTCCCTCACGAAGGACGTTCCGGTAATAGTGATGAACGGTCTCTCGAAGGTTTACTTCGCGACAGGCTGGCGTCTGGGCTACTTCTACTACGTTGATCCGGAAGGAAAGCTCATGGAGCTCAGGGAGGCGATAGACAAGCTCATGCGCATAAGGATATGTCCGAGCACCCCTGCTCAGTTCGCGGCCATAGCGGGCCTCACCGGCCCAATGGACTACCTGGAGGAGTACATGAAAAAGCTCCGCGAGAGGAGGGACTACATCTACAAGCGCTTAACCGAGATCCCGGGGGTCAGCACGGTCAAACCTCAGGGGGCCTTCTATATCTTCCCGCGCATTGAAGAGCGCTCGAAGTGGAAGAACGACAAGGAGTTTGTCTTAGATGTTCTCCACGAGGCACACGTTCTCTTCGTCCACGGCTCGGGCTTTGGCAAGGCCGGAAACTGGCACTTCAGGATAGTCTTCCTCCCACCGGTTGATGTACTCGAGGAGGCAATGGACAGGTTTGAGGAGTTCATGAGAAAGAGATTGGGCTGA
- the pgiA gene encoding glucose-6-phosphate isomerase, producing the protein MEYKRPFGVKIDLETGVIPGAKRIVRKLSDMRGYFVDEEAYEKLLREDPVVYEVYAIEQEEREGDLNFATTVLYPGKVGKEFFFTKGHYHAKADRAEIYYALKGKGGMLLQTPEGEAEWIPMEPGTVVYVPPYWAHRTVNTGGEPFVFLAIYPADAGHDYGSIKEKGFSKIVIDEGGEVKIVDNPRWSV; encoded by the coding sequence ATGGAGTACAAGAGGCCGTTTGGTGTTAAGATCGATCTCGAAACGGGTGTCATCCCCGGTGCCAAGAGGATCGTCAGGAAACTGAGCGACATGAGGGGCTACTTCGTGGATGAGGAAGCCTATGAGAAGCTCCTCAGGGAGGACCCCGTTGTCTACGAGGTCTACGCCATCGAGCAGGAAGAGCGCGAGGGTGACCTCAACTTCGCTACCACTGTCCTCTACCCGGGTAAAGTCGGAAAGGAATTCTTCTTCACCAAGGGACACTACCACGCCAAGGCGGACAGGGCTGAGATCTACTACGCCCTCAAGGGGAAGGGTGGAATGCTCCTCCAGACGCCAGAGGGTGAGGCCGAGTGGATACCCATGGAGCCCGGGACAGTTGTCTACGTACCCCCCTACTGGGCCCACAGAACCGTCAACACAGGCGGTGAACCCTTCGTTTTCCTGGCGATATATCCAGCGGATGCGGGCCACGACTACGGGAGCATAAAGGAGAAGGGCTTCTCCAAGATAGTGATCGATGAAGGGGGAGAGGTCAAGATCGTCGATAACCCGCGCTGGAGTGTCTGA